Proteins co-encoded in one Bradyrhizobium sp. 170 genomic window:
- a CDS encoding 3-deoxy-7-phosphoheptulonate synthase, translated as MLSTTDDLRISELKELSTPQEVMGEIPRTLTATRVVMAARNAIHAILNGTDDRLLVVVGPCSVHDPVAAVEYAERLAALRETLADRLEIVMRVYFEKPRTTVGWKGLINDPALDGSFDINKGLRLARNVLSAVNNLGLPAGTEFLDMTTPQYIADLMAWAAIGARTTESQIHRELASGLSCPVGFKNGTDGNVRIAADAVKSASHPHHFMAVTKGGRSAIAATTGNEDCHIILRGGHTPNYDRDSVDAACVELVRAGVAPRIMIDTSHANSNKKPENQPLVVADIAQQISNGEQRITGVMIESNLVAGRQDVVPGKPLTYGQSITDGCIDWDTTVSALNVLADAVATRRNAPSREFGEERSA; from the coding sequence TCCCGCGCACCTTGACCGCGACGCGGGTGGTGATGGCGGCGCGCAACGCCATCCACGCCATCCTGAACGGGACCGACGACCGCCTGCTGGTCGTCGTTGGCCCCTGCTCCGTCCACGATCCCGTCGCCGCCGTGGAGTACGCCGAGCGCCTCGCCGCCTTGCGCGAAACGCTTGCCGACCGCCTCGAGATCGTGATGCGCGTCTATTTCGAGAAGCCGCGTACCACCGTCGGATGGAAGGGGCTGATCAACGATCCCGCCCTCGACGGCAGTTTCGACATCAACAAGGGGCTGCGGCTGGCGCGCAACGTGCTGTCGGCGGTGAACAATCTCGGCCTGCCGGCGGGAACGGAATTCCTCGACATGACGACGCCGCAATACATCGCCGACCTGATGGCATGGGCGGCGATTGGCGCGCGCACGACCGAGAGCCAGATCCATCGCGAGCTGGCTTCCGGGCTGTCGTGCCCGGTCGGCTTCAAGAACGGCACCGATGGCAATGTCCGCATCGCCGCAGACGCGGTGAAGTCGGCCTCGCATCCGCACCATTTCATGGCGGTGACCAAGGGCGGACGCTCGGCGATCGCGGCAACCACCGGCAACGAGGACTGTCACATCATCCTGCGCGGCGGCCACACGCCGAACTACGACCGGGACAGCGTCGATGCCGCGTGCGTCGAACTTGTCCGCGCCGGCGTGGCGCCGCGGATCATGATCGACACCAGCCACGCCAACAGCAACAAGAAGCCGGAGAACCAGCCGCTGGTCGTGGCCGACATCGCGCAGCAGATTTCGAACGGCGAGCAACGGATCACCGGCGTCATGATCGAGAGCAATCTGGTCGCCGGCCGCCAGGACGTGGTGCCGGGCAAGCCGTTGACCTATGGCCAGAGCATCACCGACGGCTGCATCGACTGGGATACGACGGTGTCCGCGCTGAACGTGCTGGCCGATGCGGTGGCGACGCGGAGGAACGCGCCATCGCGCGAGTTCGGGGAAGAGCGTTCGGCCTAG
- a CDS encoding lysine-2,3-aminomutase-like protein, translating into MNRIDPKWAATLRQPAELIERGLAKATDLADLERVAARYAIAVTPEIAGLIDTENPDDPIARQFIPSALELVEAPGENADPIGDDAHSPVPGIVHRYPDRVLFKLVHVCAVYCRFCFRREMVGPGKATALSEAAYREALDYIRGHTEIWEVILTGGDPLMLSPRRLAEIMTDLAAIDHVKIVRIHTRVPVAAPARIDGDMTKALRVDGATTWIAVHANHPRELSGEARAACARLADAGIPLVSQTVLLRGVNDDAATLEALMRAFVENRIKPYYLHHGDLAPGTAHLRTTIADGQELMRRLRGRVSGLCQPEYVLDIPGGHGKAPIGPNYLSHASSRESDLSSETQYRIVDYCGDVHLYPPKP; encoded by the coding sequence ATGAACAGGATCGATCCGAAATGGGCAGCAACGCTACGGCAGCCCGCCGAGCTCATCGAGCGCGGGTTGGCGAAGGCCACCGATCTCGCCGACCTTGAACGGGTCGCCGCGCGCTATGCCATCGCCGTGACGCCCGAGATCGCTGGTCTGATCGACACTGAAAATCCAGATGATCCGATCGCGCGGCAATTCATTCCGAGCGCGCTGGAACTGGTGGAAGCTCCCGGCGAGAACGCCGATCCGATCGGCGATGACGCGCATTCGCCCGTTCCCGGCATCGTCCACCGCTATCCCGATCGCGTGCTGTTCAAGCTGGTGCATGTCTGCGCGGTCTATTGCCGGTTCTGCTTTCGCCGGGAGATGGTCGGGCCGGGCAAGGCCACGGCGCTGTCGGAGGCGGCCTATCGCGAGGCGCTGGACTATATCCGCGGTCACACGGAAATCTGGGAAGTCATCCTGACCGGCGGCGATCCGCTGATGTTGTCGCCACGGCGGCTTGCCGAAATCATGACCGACCTCGCCGCCATCGATCACGTCAAGATCGTCCGCATCCATACCCGCGTGCCCGTGGCGGCGCCTGCGCGCATCGATGGGGACATGACCAAAGCGTTGCGCGTTGACGGCGCGACGACCTGGATCGCGGTTCATGCCAATCATCCGCGCGAACTGTCGGGCGAGGCGCGTGCCGCCTGCGCGCGGCTGGCTGATGCCGGCATTCCCCTGGTGAGCCAGACGGTGCTGCTCCGCGGCGTCAATGACGATGCGGCGACACTGGAAGCGCTGATGCGGGCTTTTGTCGAAAATCGGATCAAACCGTATTACCTGCATCATGGCGATCTGGCACCGGGAACGGCGCATCTGCGCACCACGATTGCAGATGGCCAGGAACTGATGCGCCGTTTGCGGGGGCGCGTCTCCGGCCTGTGCCAGCCCGAATATGTGCTCGATATTCCCGGCGGCCACGGAAAGGCGCCGATTGGTCCGAATTATTTGTCGCATGCAAGTTCCAGGGAATCTGATCTATCCTCGGAAACGCAGTATCGTATCGTCGACTATTGCGGCGACGTTCACCTCTATCCGCCAAAGCCGTGA
- the epmA gene encoding EF-P lysine aminoacylase EpmA — protein MVGTDQPSAWWSPARHGDRKPFLMARGAITKAVRAWFDEQGFSEVETAILQVSPGNETHLHAPRTEIIGSDGSRATRYLRTSPEFAAKKLLAAGEAKIFEFARVFRDRERGDLHLPEFTMLEWYRAEASYDAVMADTIVVIAHAAQATGIGRFSFRGRAADPFAEPELLTVAAAFERFAGIDLLATISNGEGDRAALAAASSARVRITDDDTWSDIFSKVLVEHVEPSLGQGRLTVLFEYPAPEAALARTKAADPRVAERFEVYACGVELANGFGELTDAAEQRRRFAAAMDEKARRYGERYPLDEDFLAAVAAMPPSSGVALGFDRLVMLASGALRVDQVVWTPPAGET, from the coding sequence ATGGTTGGGACCGACCAGCCGTCGGCATGGTGGTCGCCCGCGCGGCACGGCGACCGAAAGCCGTTCCTGATGGCGCGAGGCGCGATCACGAAAGCGGTGCGGGCCTGGTTCGACGAACAGGGTTTTAGCGAGGTCGAGACCGCCATCCTTCAGGTCTCGCCGGGCAACGAGACGCACCTGCATGCCCCGCGCACTGAGATCATCGGCAGCGATGGCAGCCGCGCGACGCGCTATTTGCGAACGTCGCCGGAGTTCGCCGCCAAGAAATTGCTCGCCGCCGGCGAGGCCAAAATCTTCGAGTTCGCGCGCGTGTTCCGCGACCGCGAGCGCGGCGATCTGCATCTGCCCGAATTCACGATGCTGGAGTGGTACCGCGCGGAAGCGAGCTACGATGCGGTCATGGCCGACACCATCGTCGTGATCGCGCATGCGGCGCAGGCGACCGGAATCGGCCGGTTTTCGTTCCGGGGCAGAGCAGCCGATCCATTCGCCGAGCCGGAACTGTTGACGGTGGCGGCGGCATTCGAACGCTTTGCCGGGATCGACCTTTTGGCCACGATCAGCAATGGCGAGGGCGACCGCGCGGCGCTTGCGGCCGCGTCGAGCGCGCGGGTGCGGATCACCGATGACGACACCTGGTCGGACATTTTCAGCAAGGTGCTGGTCGAGCATGTCGAACCTAGTCTGGGGCAGGGGCGTTTGACTGTGTTGTTCGAATATCCGGCGCCGGAGGCGGCGCTGGCGCGGACGAAGGCGGCCGATCCGCGGGTCGCCGAACGTTTTGAGGTCTACGCCTGCGGCGTCGAACTTGCCAACGGCTTTGGCGAACTGACCGACGCGGCCGAGCAGCGCCGCCGTTTCGCCGCAGCCATGGACGAGAAGGCGCGGCGCTATGGCGAGCGCTATCCGCTCGACGAGGATTTTCTCGCAGCGGTTGCCGCGATGCCGCCATCGAGCGGCGTAGCCCTCGGTTTCGATCGGCTGGTGATGCTGGCCAGCGGCGCGCTGCGGGTGGATCAGGTGGTGTGGACGCCACCGGCAGGAGAGACATGA
- the efp gene encoding elongation factor P, with the protein MKVIASSIRKGNIIEQDGRLYVVLTAENIHPGKGTPVSQIEMRRIGDGVKISERYKTTDQVEKATVEDHNFNYLYEDADGFHFMNAETYDQVQVSKEIVGSSAPYLQENMTVKLSLHDMNPVAIQLPQRTTLEVVDTEPVTKGQTASSSYKPAILSNGVRTAVPPHVGTGTRIVVMTEDGSYVERAKD; encoded by the coding sequence TTGAAAGTCATCGCCAGTTCTATTCGCAAGGGCAACATCATCGAGCAGGACGGCCGGCTTTACGTCGTCCTCACCGCCGAAAACATCCATCCCGGCAAGGGAACTCCGGTCAGCCAGATCGAAATGCGCCGCATTGGCGATGGCGTGAAGATTTCGGAACGCTACAAGACCACCGATCAGGTCGAGAAGGCGACCGTCGAGGATCACAATTTCAATTATCTGTACGAAGATGCCGACGGCTTCCATTTCATGAATGCCGAGACTTACGACCAGGTCCAGGTCTCCAAGGAAATCGTCGGTTCGTCCGCGCCCTATCTGCAGGAGAACATGACCGTGAAGCTGTCGCTCCACGACATGAATCCGGTTGCAATCCAGCTACCGCAGCGCACGACGCTGGAAGTCGTGGATACCGAGCCGGTCACCAAGGGTCAGACCGCGTCTTCCTCCTACAAACCTGCTATCCTCTCCAACGGCGTTCGCACCGCAGTGCCGCCGCACGTCGGAACGGGAACGCGGATCGTGGTCATGACCGAGGACGGCTCCTACGTCGAGCGCGCAAAGGATTAA
- a CDS encoding M23 family metallopeptidase, with translation MAVRLLRRWLAALCLLPAGLTAAAAGFRTPSITAVRVEWRAVVDQLRTEIGTRPAIASRFTFAGQRRVPAWDPRATPALVQLNAINASLFAGIGRSPVPVLLPFDTAGYLEGEASGTQLPLSRYQADFRPADLFHAGPAGYDAVFSLHPGAGSSRIFAKPVEVQITGSILVYDLADPLGGKGEPVKALAAQFPDMRRFIREGYVRYAFTRFGVPYVVSIQCLDSAPRARRLACREAYPIAERFLKTLRISGGQPAQPRHDISSEIAERPTAVSPDFTYYPGGDIIARSSVRRRGGRADFAAYSQIRFPLEKAPAAIRSQSFSRKKTEQGRGVYPWRDNFCEARSFQVGQCAAGFGHQGQDIRPAPCPPNSNSESSCHPRKQAVVAVRDGILIRSLRQQAATLQINTRNEHIRFRYMHMNPSAMDADGILNGRRVAEGEKIGVVSNYLDFPNGTSYHLHFDVQVFTRDGWIWVNPYTTLIASYERLIRGRGREIGTDPPAVAAVVHALPEDILRHNAREGREN, from the coding sequence ATGGCTGTCCGCTTGCTCAGGCGTTGGCTGGCAGCCCTATGTTTGCTCCCGGCCGGGCTCACCGCAGCAGCAGCCGGGTTCCGGACGCCGTCGATCACGGCCGTCCGCGTCGAATGGCGGGCGGTTGTCGATCAGCTCCGCACCGAGATCGGCACCCGCCCGGCGATCGCTTCCCGATTCACGTTCGCCGGCCAGCGGCGCGTGCCGGCTTGGGATCCGCGCGCAACGCCCGCGCTGGTGCAACTGAACGCCATCAACGCGAGCCTGTTCGCCGGGATCGGACGCAGTCCAGTGCCGGTGCTGCTGCCGTTCGATACCGCGGGCTACCTCGAAGGCGAGGCCAGCGGCACACAGTTGCCGCTGTCGCGCTACCAGGCTGACTTCCGCCCCGCAGACCTGTTTCACGCCGGTCCGGCCGGCTACGACGCGGTGTTTTCGCTGCATCCGGGCGCAGGCAGCTCACGGATCTTCGCCAAGCCGGTCGAAGTGCAGATCACCGGCTCGATCCTCGTCTACGACCTCGCCGATCCGCTTGGCGGCAAAGGCGAGCCGGTCAAGGCGCTGGCGGCGCAGTTCCCCGACATGCGCCGCTTCATCCGTGAAGGCTATGTGCGCTACGCCTTCACGCGCTTCGGCGTGCCCTATGTGGTGTCGATCCAGTGTCTCGATTCAGCGCCGCGGGCGCGGCGGCTGGCTTGCCGCGAGGCCTATCCCATTGCCGAGCGCTTTCTGAAAACCTTGCGGATCTCGGGCGGACAACCGGCGCAGCCGCGCCACGACATTTCGTCCGAGATCGCTGAACGACCGACGGCGGTTTCGCCCGACTTCACTTATTACCCGGGCGGCGACATCATCGCCCGCAGCAGCGTGCGTCGGCGCGGCGGACGCGCCGACTTCGCCGCTTATTCGCAAATCCGTTTTCCGCTCGAGAAAGCCCCAGCCGCCATCCGCTCGCAATCCTTCAGCAGGAAAAAGACTGAGCAAGGCCGCGGCGTCTATCCGTGGCGGGACAATTTTTGCGAAGCCCGCAGCTTCCAGGTCGGGCAATGCGCCGCCGGCTTCGGGCACCAGGGCCAAGACATCCGTCCCGCGCCCTGCCCGCCGAACAGCAACAGCGAAAGCAGTTGCCATCCCAGGAAGCAGGCTGTGGTCGCCGTCCGCGACGGCATCCTGATCCGTTCACTGAGGCAGCAGGCGGCAACGCTGCAGATCAATACCCGCAACGAGCACATCCGTTTTCGCTACATGCATATGAACCCGTCAGCCATGGATGCCGACGGCATTCTCAACGGGCGCAGGGTCGCCGAGGGCGAAAAGATCGGCGTGGTCTCCAACTATCTCGATTTCCCGAACGGCACGTCCTACCACCTTCACTTCGACGTGCAGGTGTTCACGCGCGACGGCTGGATCTGGGTCAATCCCTACACCACCCTGATCGCGTCCTATGAACGGCTGATCCGCGGCCGCGGCCGCGAGATCGGGACCGATCCGCCAGCTGTCGCCGCCGTGGTGCACGCTTTGCCGGAGGATATCCTTCGCCACAATGCCCGGGAAGGCCGGGAGAACTAA